A DNA window from Hordeum vulgare subsp. vulgare chromosome 1H, MorexV3_pseudomolecules_assembly, whole genome shotgun sequence contains the following coding sequences:
- the LOC123439969 gene encoding annexin D3-like: MCGWCCCLDLECIHNIPPLSLLFLHFSSAPSTGREGIAERAPSMASISVPDPVPSPTEDAENIRKAVQGWGTDENALIEILGHRTAAQRAEIAVAYEGLNDKTLLRTLQDELSGHFKGAMTLWAMDPVARDAKLAYKALRKKGGDRHAWVLIEVACASSPDHLVAVRKAYCSAYDSSLEEDVAACSLYKEPLKQFLVRLVSSYRYAGDLVDGELARAEAAELHGAVAAKKQPLHGDVVRIVSSRSKPQLKATFEHYKRQHGKPIHEVLEGNRNDQLSAMLKTAVWCLTSPEKHFAEVIRTSIIGLGTDEESLTRAIVSRAEVDMKKVKEEYKVRYKTTVTKDVVGDTSGYYQGILLTLIGPE, from the exons ATGTGTGGCTGGTGCTGCTGCCTCGACCTCGAGTGCATCCATAACATCCCGCCCCTCAGTCTCCTCTTCCTCCACTTCTCCTCGGCTCCATCAACGGGAAGGGAGGGGATAGCAGAACGTGCTCCCTCCATGGCCTCCATCTCGGTCCCGGACCCCGTCCCTTCCCCGACCGAGGACGCAGAGAACATAAGAAAGGCGGTACAAG GGTGGGGGACGGACGAGAATGCGCTGATCGAGATCCTAGGCCACCGGACGGCGGCGCAGCGCGCGGAGATCGCCGTGGCCTACGAGGGCCTCAACGACAAGACCCTCCTCCGCACGCTCCAAGACGAGCTCTCCGGCCACTTCAAG GGCGCCATGACGCTGTGGGCGATGGACCCGGTGGCGCGGGACGCCAAGCTGGCCTACAAGGCCCTGAGGAAGAAGGGCGGCGACCGGCACGCCTGGGTGCTCATCGAGGTGGCCTGCGCGTCGTCGCCGGACCACCTCGTCGCCGTCAGGAAGGCCTACTGCTCCGCCTACGACTCGTCCCTCGAGGAGGACGTCGCCGCCTGCTCGCTCTACAAGGAACCCCTCAAGCAG TTCCTGGTGCGGTTGGTGAGCTCGTACCGCTACGCCGGCGACCTCGTCGACGGCGAGCTGGCGAGGGCGGAGGCGGCCGAGCTGCACGGCGCGGTGGCGGCCAAGAAGCAGCCGCTGCACGGGGACGTGGTGCGCATCGTCAGCTCCAGGAGCAAGCCGCAGCTCAAGGCCACGTTCGAGCACTACAAGCGACAGCACGGCAAGCCCATCCACGAG GTTCTCGAGGGGAACCGGAATGACCAGCTCTCGGCCATGCTGAAAACTGCGGTTTGGTGCTTGACATCGCCGGAGAAACATTTCGCAGAG GTGATCCGGACCTCGATCATAGGGCTCGGCACCGACGAGGAGTCGCTGACCAGAGCCATCGTCTCGCGCGCGGAGGTCGACATGAAGAAAGTCAAGGAGGAATACAAGGTGAGGTACAAGACGACGGTGACCAAGGACGTCGTCGGCGACACTTCCGGGTACTACCAGGGCATCCTGCTCACCCTCATCGGGCCAGAGTAG
- the LOC123439981 gene encoding annexin D4: MADEVQALTKAFSGLGGLGVDERTMVAALANWRKQPEKRSGFRKSFPGLFKEHGGVMERCEDEYMLHLAAEFSRFKNLMVLWAMHPWERDARLAHHVLHQAHPSAIVVEIACTRSAEELLGARKAYMALFHHSLEEDVAYRAKDKPYCSLLVGLVSAYRYEGPKVSDDTAKAEAKALGAAVKSADGGKLVENDEVVRILTTRSKPHLVQTFKYYKELHGKHIEEDLGSEEALREAVQCLATPERYFSQVMAAALREGADHHGKEALSRVAVTRSDVDMDGIRAAYQEQFGAKLEDAVAGSAHGHFKDALVSLIVGK; the protein is encoded by the exons ATGGCTGACGAAGTTCAGGCGCTCACCAAGGCCTTCTCAG GTCTGGGGGGTCTGGGCGTGGACGAGCGGACGATGGTGGCGGCGCTGGCGAACTGGCGGAAGCAGCCGGAGAAGCGGTCGGGGTTCCGGAAGAGCTTCCCGGGGCTGTTCAAGGAGCACGGCGGCGTGATGGAGCGGTGCGAGGACGAGTACATGCTGCACCTGGCCGCCGAGTTCTCCCGGTTCAAGAACCTGATGGTGCTGTGGGCGATGCACCCGTGGGAGCGCGACGCCCGCCTCGCGCACCACGTCCTCCACCAGGCCCACCCCTCCGCCATCGTCGTGGAGATCGCCTGCACCCGCTCCGCCGAGGAGCTCCTCGGCGCGCGCAAGGCCTACATGGCGCTCTTCCACCACTCCCTCGAGGAGGACGTCGCCTACCGCGCCAAGGACAAGCCCTACTGCAGC CTGCTGGTGGGGCTGGTGAGCGCGTACCGGTACGAAGGGCCCAAGGTGAGCGACGACACGGCCAAGGCGGAGGCCAAGGCGCTGGGAGCGGCGGTGAAGAGCGCCGACGGCGGCAAGCTGGTGGAGAACGACGAGGTGGTAAGGATCCTCACCACCAGGAGCAAGCCTCACCTCGTCCAGACCTTCAAGTACTACAAGGAGCTGCACGGCAAGCACATCGAGGAG GATCTCGGAAGCGAGGAGGCTCTGAGGGAGGCCGTGCAGTGCCTGGCGACGCCGGAGAGGTACTTCAGCCAGGTGATGGCGGCGGCGCTGAGGGAGGGCGCGGACCACCACGGCAAGGAGGCCCTGTCGCGGGTGGCGGTGACGCGGTCGGACGTGGACATGGACGGCATCAGGGCGGCCTACCAGGAGCAGTTCGGGGCCAAGCTCGAGGACGCCGTCGCCGGCAGCGCGCACGGCCACTTCAAGGACGCGCTCGTCTCGCTCATCGTCGGCAAGTAA